The Osmia bicornis bicornis chromosome 9, iOsmBic2.1, whole genome shotgun sequence genome has a segment encoding these proteins:
- the LOC114882067 gene encoding uncharacterized protein LOC114882067 — protein MLLGTGTALSCLSVGQIDLSHHNEPDLVLQKTQLGWIIGGSVTVTMPQPKRNAFLTSLDTDIKRFWEIEEGSTKQHLSAEERECEKHFSEHTRRDDSGRYVVALPFNEKKTQLGESRSRALHRFFSLERKLHRDPELKKQYTAVLEEYLTLGHMTQVDTDQTPSFYLPHHAVIKPSSTTTKVRVVFDGSAKSSSGLSLNETLMTGPTIQDDLFSLLLRFRMHSYVLTGDIEKMYRQFLVRPEDRSYQRILWRDQQDNIANYELNTVTFGLTSAPYLATRCLQQLAKDERGNFPSAAPIIERDLYVDDLLTGAETFEEAIDIQTQIIGLLQQGGLNIRQ, from the coding sequence ATGCTGCTTGGCACCGGCACCGCACTATCGTGTCTCAGCGTCGGACAGATTGATCTGTCTCATCACAACGAACCCGATTTAGTCCTGCAAAAAACGCAGTTAGGATGGATTATCGGGGGGAGCGTAACAGTCACGATGCCACAACCGAAACGGAATGCCTTTTTGACATCATTGGATACAGACATCAAACGGTTTTGGGAAATAGAGGAGGGATCCACGAAGCAACATCTATCAGCCGAAGAACGCGAATGTGAAAAACATTTCTCCGAGCACACTCGACGCGATGATTCCGGGCGTTACGTCGTCGCGCTACCCTTCAATGAAAAGAAAACGCAACTTGGAGAATCCCGATCACGTGCACTCCATCGATTCTTCTCATTAGAACGGAAATTACATCGCGATCCCGAATTGAAGAAGCAGTACACCGCGGTCCTAGAAGAATACCTGACACTCGGTCACATGACGCAGGTAGACACCGACCAGACGCCGAGTTTCTACCTGCCTCATCACGCGGTCATCAAACCCTCGAGCACGACAACAAAGGTTCGAGTGGTCTTCGACGGCTCAGCAAAATCGAGCAGCGGTCTATCGCTCAACGAGACCCTAATGACAGGACCAACCATACAAGACGATCTCTTCTCTTTATTGCTCCGATTTCGCATGCACTCGTACGTTTTAACCGGAGACATCGAAAAGATGTATCGTCAATTCCTCGTTCGTCCGGAGGATAGGTCCTACCAACGAATCCTGTGGAGAGATCAACAAGACAACATCGCCAACTACGAGCTGAACACGGTGACTTTCGGACTAACATCAGCACCGTATCTTGCGACGAGATGTCTACAGCAATTGGCAAAGGACGAGAGGGGAAACTTCCCATCAGCTGCACCAATAATCGAACGAGATCTGTATGTCGACGATCTACTAACAGGCGCCGAAACTTTCGAAGAGGCAATCGACATACAAACGCAAATTATTGGCTTGCTCCAACAAGGAGGCCTCAACATCCGACAGTAG